Proteins co-encoded in one Acidithiobacillus caldus ATCC 51756 genomic window:
- a CDS encoding IS5 family transposase, whose protein sequence is MARRAAVNNDLLADEIHVQKANAIGDPLQKIEAVVDFSALAQAVEKIAPRPEQPKGGRPPYPTEVMVRVLVVKRLHGLSDEQTEFQLLDRRSFRRFCGLEHSRNIPDRTTIWSFENRIGVDGVTALFNDLDRQIRAHGLEARAGQIVDATLVPAPKQHFTKEEKTLLEQDAVPADWKPTKRRQKDVDASWTKKHGKSHHGYKFTVSVDRKHKFVRTWIADTAKVHDSQHLEAALDEWNTSAEIYADKGYVGAEREERLREQGYRPQIQRKAKPGKPLSACQERRNQRIAKVRARVEHVFAAITQWGGKKIRTIGQARATFAMGMMVIVYNMRRLAFLGA, encoded by the coding sequence ATTGCGCGACGGGCGGCGGTGAACAACGATCTTCTGGCAGACGAGATCCATGTCCAAAAGGCGAATGCCATCGGTGACCCCTTGCAGAAGATCGAGGCGGTGGTCGACTTCTCTGCTTTGGCACAGGCGGTAGAAAAGATCGCTCCCCGTCCGGAGCAGCCCAAAGGTGGGCGTCCTCCCTATCCTACCGAGGTGATGGTTCGGGTCTTGGTGGTCAAGCGCCTGCATGGCCTCTCTGACGAGCAGACGGAGTTTCAGCTCTTGGATCGGCGCAGTTTCCGGCGTTTCTGTGGCCTGGAGCACTCCCGCAACATCCCCGATCGCACGACCATCTGGAGCTTTGAAAACCGGATCGGGGTAGATGGGGTTACGGCTCTATTCAACGATCTGGACCGACAGATTCGTGCCCATGGGCTGGAGGCTCGTGCGGGACAGATCGTGGATGCCACTCTGGTACCGGCACCCAAGCAGCATTTCACGAAAGAGGAGAAGACGCTGCTAGAACAAGACGCGGTCCCTGCGGACTGGAAGCCCACCAAGCGGCGGCAGAAGGACGTAGATGCCAGCTGGACCAAAAAGCACGGCAAATCGCACCACGGCTACAAATTCACCGTGAGCGTGGATCGCAAGCACAAGTTCGTTCGGACCTGGATTGCCGATACCGCCAAGGTCCATGATTCCCAGCACTTGGAAGCAGCGCTCGACGAGTGGAATACCAGTGCCGAGATCTATGCCGACAAAGGGTATGTTGGGGCCGAACGAGAGGAACGCCTTCGGGAGCAAGGCTATCGCCCGCAGATCCAGCGCAAGGCAAAGCCCGGCAAGCCTCTCTCGGCCTGTCAGGAGCGGCGGAACCAGCGCATTGCCAAGGTGCGGGCGCGGGTGGAACATGTCTTTGCTGCCATCACCCAGTGGGGCGGGAAGAAAATCCGCACCATCGGTCAGGCCCGCGCCACCTTCGCCATGGGCATGATGGTCATTGTCTACAACATGCGTCGTTTGGCCTTTTTGGGGGCGTAG
- the recJ gene encoding single-stranded-DNA-specific exonuclease RecJ produces MYPPLIRRLLQDRGADPDDALDLSTISPPLGPQGFLGMKEAVAWIAYAVRHQWPTVIVGDYDVDGACASAILRGSLSGLLPVTSIVPNRFTEGYGLTPAIVDRIAPETKLVITVDNGVSAHAGVAAAKQRGMTVLVTDHHLPGPLRPPADVIVNPNQPGCPFPWKSTCGTAVAWYLVLALHQTHPHWIGREQVESQIDLVALATVADLVKLERNNRVLVANGLRRIREGKINPGLSGIATMAQIELSTIREQDFAFKIGPRLNAAGRLADMQTGIHLLLSRDAEQVERWSRFLETVNAQRKEVQAQIEQEAVEIVNGMSDSGDPVLCVGSDHWHSGVVGIVAGKLKERFERPAFVLTATGEGDLAQGSGRSLDGWHLRDALARLDTEHPGILQRYGGHAMAAGLSIPKSRFDAFRAGINGVLLEQVPTGALHRQVHCDGPLSAAECTLEMARAIEAAGPWGQGFPEPLFENTFVVESARTMKGGHWKLHLRLEDSSSVPTNLVEAVHFLDGKEVAPEPPPSGLRIRAQYRLQVNRWQGREALQLQIHSAYPAPAPVVALTSESSLTPRCDGASPGA; encoded by the coding sequence ATGTATCCACCGCTGATTCGGCGATTGTTGCAGGACCGGGGGGCGGACCCCGACGACGCGCTCGATCTGTCCACCATCTCGCCCCCGTTGGGGCCGCAAGGATTCCTGGGCATGAAGGAGGCGGTGGCGTGGATCGCGTACGCCGTGCGTCATCAATGGCCCACGGTCATCGTGGGGGACTACGATGTGGATGGGGCCTGTGCGTCGGCCATCCTGCGGGGGAGTCTGAGCGGGCTCCTGCCCGTGACGAGTATCGTGCCCAACCGTTTTACCGAGGGCTACGGCCTGACGCCGGCCATCGTGGACCGGATTGCTCCCGAAACCAAGCTCGTCATCACCGTGGACAATGGCGTTTCCGCGCACGCCGGTGTCGCTGCGGCCAAGCAACGGGGCATGACCGTCCTGGTCACGGACCATCATTTGCCGGGGCCCTTGCGTCCGCCGGCGGATGTCATCGTCAATCCCAACCAGCCGGGCTGTCCTTTTCCGTGGAAATCCACGTGCGGGACGGCGGTGGCGTGGTATCTGGTCCTGGCCCTGCATCAGACGCATCCGCACTGGATCGGCCGGGAACAGGTGGAATCGCAGATCGACCTCGTGGCGCTCGCGACCGTGGCCGATCTCGTGAAGCTGGAACGGAATAATCGGGTGCTGGTGGCCAACGGTCTGCGGCGCATTCGCGAGGGGAAAATCAACCCCGGATTGTCGGGCATCGCGACCATGGCCCAGATCGAGCTGTCCACCATCCGCGAGCAGGATTTCGCCTTCAAGATCGGTCCACGCCTCAATGCGGCGGGACGCCTGGCGGACATGCAGACGGGAATCCATCTGCTGTTGAGCCGCGATGCCGAGCAGGTGGAACGGTGGTCCCGTTTCCTCGAAACCGTCAACGCCCAGCGCAAGGAAGTCCAGGCGCAGATCGAACAGGAAGCGGTGGAGATCGTCAATGGTATGAGCGACTCGGGCGATCCGGTCCTCTGCGTCGGCAGCGACCATTGGCACAGCGGTGTGGTGGGGATCGTGGCCGGCAAGCTCAAGGAACGTTTCGAGCGCCCGGCCTTCGTCCTGACCGCGACGGGCGAGGGGGATCTGGCGCAGGGCTCCGGTCGATCCCTCGATGGCTGGCACTTGCGCGATGCCCTGGCCCGGCTGGATACGGAGCATCCCGGAATCCTGCAACGCTATGGGGGTCACGCCATGGCCGCAGGGCTGTCCATACCCAAGTCCCGCTTTGACGCCTTTCGGGCGGGGATCAATGGCGTGTTGCTGGAGCAGGTACCCACGGGCGCGCTGCACCGTCAGGTGCATTGCGATGGCCCGTTGTCGGCGGCGGAATGCACCCTGGAGATGGCACGCGCCATCGAAGCGGCGGGTCCCTGGGGTCAGGGGTTCCCCGAGCCGCTGTTCGAAAACACTTTTGTCGTGGAATCGGCCAGGACGATGAAAGGGGGGCACTGGAAGTTGCACTTGCGTTTGGAGGATTCCTCATCGGTTCCAACGAATCTGGTCGAGGCCGTACATTTTCTGGACGGCAAGGAAGTGGCGCCGGAGCCGCCGCCGTCGGGCTTGCGTATCCGTGCGCAGTACCGATTGCAGGTCAACCGCTGGCAGGGTCGCGAGGCGTTGCAGCTGCAAATACACAGCGCGTACCCGGCACCCGCACCGGTCGTTGCCCTGACGTCCGAATCGTCCCTAACACCGCGATGCGATGGGGCATCGCCCGGCGCGTAA
- a CDS encoding DUF669 domain-containing protein: MPYGAPVSTLGINKSSTGVGERIEPGIYEVIIKDIERIALKNGTAGYGAKFHFEILNEGPMKGREVGELLNVEAVSEKNRTISLERLAGLAIATGVPEHAVLNQQTVPIDNLMGRTLSVVLGPQRDDPRYVDVKAYMPVGASQNPENWEKMKYLFQEPAPSQQQAPATQGAWGNAPAQQAPAQQQPVAGGWGGQQPAQAPAQQQPAAGGWGNAPAQQAPAQPYAAQQQPAAGAPNGPQAAAPQRQSTWGAGPS, translated from the coding sequence ATGCCGTATGGAGCACCTGTAAGTACCCTCGGTATCAACAAGTCGTCTACCGGTGTCGGTGAGCGTATTGAACCGGGCATCTATGAAGTGATCATCAAGGACATCGAGCGCATCGCACTGAAAAACGGTACGGCGGGTTATGGGGCCAAGTTCCACTTCGAGATCCTGAACGAAGGACCAATGAAGGGCCGCGAGGTTGGGGAGCTGCTGAATGTCGAGGCCGTCTCGGAGAAGAACCGGACGATTTCTCTGGAACGGCTGGCGGGTCTGGCGATTGCGACCGGCGTTCCGGAACACGCGGTCCTGAATCAGCAGACGGTCCCCATCGACAACTTGATGGGCCGTACCCTGAGTGTGGTGCTGGGTCCGCAACGGGACGATCCGCGCTATGTCGATGTGAAAGCCTATATGCCGGTGGGCGCATCGCAGAATCCAGAGAACTGGGAGAAAATGAAGTACTTGTTCCAGGAACCCGCACCCAGCCAGCAGCAAGCTCCGGCAACGCAAGGTGCCTGGGGAAATGCCCCGGCACAGCAAGCCCCCGCGCAACAGCAGCCAGTGGCTGGCGGTTGGGGTGGCCAGCAGCCCGCGCAGGCTCCGGCCCAACAGCAGCCCGCCGCAGGTGGTTGGGGAAATGCACCAGCGCAGCAAGCCCCGGCGCAGCCTTACGCGGCGCAGCAGCAGCCGGCCGCCGGTGCGCCGAACGGCCCCCAGGCTGCCGCGCCACAGCGTCAGAGCACCTGGGGCGCTGGTCCGTCCTGA
- a CDS encoding ATP-binding protein: protein MALKIQQGGQFEPIRMMLYGQNGIGKTTFGAGMPKPFILAVEDGIGVMPVTYHRASHEAYSEIVSDLLEVGAYFQRGEFQSLIIDSVDALQSKIIEQVLREHNKKSLNDFSYGKGYDLFKQKFEEFRNLMERFRYELNANVLLIAQTEARTIPDPINGMRDIFTMRLDKRAAGVLRDWADFVGFAQLKAFPIMDKDGKLLKMQTDGTRILSTAPSASFDAKNRFDLPPELPLSWVAVENAIKEAFKRPFDPARFAQPQNAWSTPPAPVPPAPAPASAGWGASPAVPPAAPGYTAAPSNTAAPVQPAAPSNTAAPGQPTPSVQSSGWPAVGSTGPRPQQPAQPASWPSARPNGSGGPTM, encoded by the coding sequence ATGGCACTAAAAATTCAGCAAGGCGGTCAGTTCGAGCCGATTCGCATGATGCTGTACGGCCAAAACGGTATCGGCAAGACCACGTTTGGCGCGGGGATGCCAAAGCCATTTATCCTGGCGGTGGAAGACGGTATCGGTGTCATGCCCGTAACCTACCATCGCGCCAGTCACGAGGCCTATTCGGAAATTGTCTCCGATCTTCTGGAGGTCGGTGCTTATTTTCAGCGGGGCGAGTTTCAAAGCCTGATCATCGATTCGGTGGATGCCTTACAAAGCAAGATCATCGAACAGGTGTTGCGGGAGCATAACAAGAAATCGCTCAACGATTTTTCTTATGGAAAAGGGTACGACCTGTTCAAGCAGAAGTTTGAGGAATTTCGCAACCTCATGGAGCGGTTTCGTTATGAGTTGAACGCCAATGTCTTGCTGATAGCGCAGACCGAGGCCAGGACGATCCCGGACCCGATCAATGGGATGCGGGACATTTTCACGATGCGGCTGGACAAGCGGGCGGCTGGAGTTTTACGGGATTGGGCGGATTTCGTCGGTTTTGCGCAGCTGAAGGCCTTCCCGATCATGGACAAAGACGGAAAGCTGCTGAAGATGCAGACGGACGGTACGCGCATTTTGAGTACCGCGCCCAGCGCCTCGTTCGACGCCAAGAACCGTTTTGATCTTCCGCCGGAGCTGCCTTTATCGTGGGTGGCGGTGGAAAACGCCATCAAAGAGGCTTTCAAGCGGCCTTTCGATCCAGCCCGGTTTGCGCAGCCGCAAAACGCCTGGAGCACACCACCAGCACCTGTTCCGCCAGCTCCCGCGCCCGCGTCGGCGGGATGGGGCGCGTCACCTGCGGTACCACCGGCTGCGCCGGGCTATACGGCCGCGCCGAGCAATACGGCTGCCCCGGTGCAACCGGCTGCACCGAGCAATACGGCTGCGCCGGGACAGCCGACTCCATCAGTGCAGTCATCGGGATGGCCGGCAGTGGGGAGTACAGGACCCAGGCCGCAGCAACCAGCACAGCCTGCTTCCTGGCCTTCTGCACGACCGAATGGCAGCGGTGGACCCACGATGTAG
- a CDS encoding transposase: protein MLEAALHAWQKSMQRGRPPRFAVGAEKSQDTLTIQFSNAGGCAVEDIFTGKRKDFSIQYPKKGFRKRSYTPFVFRLGAATDGIYAQGTVQVDREPPQGARVALVRLVRKVMGPKYRYSLQLLLSLPEPVRVEHFARRKPLLAIHIGWNFDEAGRRLAGLSDNGDALDASILSLPVSIEQDLRRSTEIQAIRDANRDAIVQRLKADLVLPDDLPEEDALRVLWEKLRRLPAQHISANRLHYLAGLLALRDAMPEWFELWRKADKRRWQKQVHLAKSARNRRGTFYRQTALDLARRYEAMVLEMPDLKKAAEKLNELTGEKTDLAKKARAGRVIAALYSLESALHWAACKCGTAVLHLSGEETVKSCALCRGVSMVTDPEDGQMLYCEDCGSTVDRKKNGAANAWKLAKENLEPLVTEYWETVLTKTQEAAQRKVEKAQKMAAGRKARAAARKGVDGAESADSRV, encoded by the coding sequence GTGTTGGAAGCCGCGCTGCATGCCTGGCAAAAGTCCATGCAGCGCGGGCGTCCGCCCCGTTTTGCGGTGGGTGCCGAGAAGTCGCAGGACACGTTGACCATTCAATTTAGTAATGCTGGCGGTTGTGCGGTCGAGGATATTTTCACCGGAAAGCGCAAAGATTTTTCCATCCAGTATCCCAAGAAAGGGTTCCGGAAACGGTCGTACACGCCTTTTGTGTTTCGACTGGGGGCGGCGACGGATGGAATTTACGCGCAAGGGACGGTACAGGTGGATCGGGAGCCGCCCCAGGGGGCCCGTGTCGCCCTGGTGCGTCTGGTGCGCAAGGTGATGGGGCCAAAATATCGGTACAGTCTCCAACTGTTGCTCAGTTTGCCAGAGCCCGTGCGAGTAGAACATTTTGCGCGACGCAAGCCGCTGTTGGCTATCCACATCGGCTGGAATTTTGATGAAGCTGGACGGCGTCTGGCCGGACTGTCGGACAACGGGGACGCGCTGGATGCCAGCATTCTGTCGTTGCCCGTTTCCATCGAGCAGGATTTGCGGAGATCCACGGAGATCCAGGCAATCCGAGACGCGAATCGGGATGCGATCGTACAACGACTGAAAGCGGACCTGGTATTGCCGGACGATCTGCCAGAGGAAGATGCGTTGCGGGTGCTGTGGGAGAAGTTACGCCGGTTGCCAGCGCAACATATCTCGGCCAATCGATTGCATTATCTGGCGGGTTTACTGGCCCTGCGGGATGCGATGCCGGAATGGTTCGAGCTTTGGCGCAAGGCCGACAAGCGGCGTTGGCAGAAGCAGGTACACTTGGCGAAGTCGGCACGGAACCGGCGAGGGACGTTTTACCGTCAAACGGCGCTGGATCTGGCGCGGCGCTATGAGGCTATGGTGCTGGAGATGCCGGACCTGAAAAAGGCGGCGGAAAAGCTGAATGAATTGACCGGCGAAAAGACGGATCTGGCGAAGAAGGCGCGAGCGGGGCGGGTGATTGCCGCGTTGTACTCGTTGGAATCGGCGCTGCATTGGGCGGCTTGCAAGTGTGGGACGGCAGTTTTGCATTTGTCGGGAGAGGAAACGGTCAAATCCTGTGCGCTGTGTCGCGGCGTGTCGATGGTTACTGACCCAGAAGATGGCCAGATGCTGTATTGCGAAGACTGCGGCAGCACGGTAGATCGCAAGAAGAACGGTGCGGCCAATGCCTGGAAGCTGGCAAAGGAAAATCTGGAGCCTTTGGTGACGGAGTATTGGGAAACCGTGCTGACCAAAACGCAGGAAGCGGCGCAGCGTAAGGTGGAAAAGGCGCAGAAGATGGCGGCGGGTCGGAAAGCGCGTGCAGCCGCGCGAAAGGGAGTCGACGGCGCAGAGTCGGCAGATTCGCGCGTGTGA